In Trichoderma asperellum chromosome 1, complete sequence, a single window of DNA contains:
- a CDS encoding uncharacterized protein (EggNog:ENOG41~BUSCO:EOG092D3PY2), with product MVLHNPNNWHWVNKDASGWAKDWFGENLTKLEAENGDVKAKITKIQSMSGDVDVSQRKGKVITIFDVKLVLEYSGSTAEIEEVSGNITIPEIAHDTEEDEYVFEIDIFSESKEKQPVKDLVRSKLVPQLRKEFQKLAGALIAEHGKDIQHAPGSNPSSGFSTPRTLPQSSSKPAAQATTSQVSSSGAVNTVTVRDDQEFRTTAEEMYETFVDPQRLAAFTRAPPKLFEGAKKGGKFELFDGNVSGEYLELEKPKKIVQSWRLNQWPAGHYSKLNIEFDQNDIDHVTVMRVTWEGVPVGQEDVTKRNWGEYYVRSIKQTFGFGTIL from the exons ATGGTTCTGCACAACCCTAACAACTGGCACTGGGTGAACAAGGATGCGTCTGGCTGGGCGAAAGATTGGTTCGGTGAAAACCTGACCAAACTTGAGGCTGAAAATGGAGAcgtcaaggccaagatcaCCAAGATTCAAAGCATGTCTGGCGATGTCGATGTCAGCCAGCGCAAGGGAAAAGTCATTACAATCTTTGATGTGAAGCTAGTGCTGGAGTACTCCG GATCCACTGCCGAGATCGAGGAGGTCTCAGGTAACATTACTATCCCCGAGATTGCTCACGATACAGAAGAGGACGAATATGTT TTCGAGATTGATATCTTTTCGGAATcaaaggagaagcagcctgTCAAAGATCTTGTTCGATCAAAGCTCGTTCCTCAGCTGCGAAAGGAATTCCAGAAACTTGCTGGTGCATTGATTGCCGAGCATGGAAAGGATATTCAGCACGCGCCTGGCTCCAACCCGTCCAGCGGTTTCTCTACCCCTAGAACACTCCCCCAGTCTTCATCAAAGCCTGCAGCTCAAGCCACGACTTCTCAAGTAAGCAGCTCTGGTGCTGTCAACACGGTAACAGTGCGTGACGACCAGGAGTTCCGTACTACTGCTGAAGAGATGTATGAGACTTTCGTTGACCCTCAGCGATTGGCTGCCTTCACTCGCGCGCCCCCAAAGCTGTTCGAGGGAGCAAAGAAGGGAGGCAAGTTTGAGCTTTTTGATGGCAACGTTTCTGGAGAGTACCTCGAGCTAGAAAAGCCCAAGAAGATTGTCCAGAGCTGGCGGCTGAACCAGTGGCCCGCTGGCCACTACTCAAAGCTCAACATTGAGTTTGATCAGAACGACATCGACCACGTCACCGTAATGCGTGTCACCTGGGAGGGTGTCCCTGTCGGTCAGGAAGACGTCACTAAGAGAAACTGGGGCGAATATTACGTCCGAAGCATCAAGCAAACCTTTGG ATTTGGCACTATTCTATAA
- a CDS encoding uncharacterized protein (EggNog:ENOG41) — protein MSSTSPRDSTRLRHALHPLSTTSLAGYGNQLVSPISAVSMASSHVQSMHTPASAIMPYNPQEWVASPAAMPTTERPLTFVGSDAQASLAAPPPPPPYSPPRRNIQQQPRPLTMAFDYTPAQIAANPPSRFSALLGQRPSPEPPVAATRPFPPPPGASGRGSSRERLLALASLGRRRDAGPSQSPEPAHPVSASRRTAGPSLFHSPEHERVVSATAMSPDTYPPAARRAASTGAIDTPTSDRSRSTSQTRWEPGMPLPPPPPGPPPSSSRSQSVQSMDRNNVPIISPPTRRPPPSGVSSLGPVPPTPADWLDSDTPPTTRPQPPASPGHLQPIASLKTGESSSQSMQSPQSIQPGGRSPNLTIDTVTASNPSEPIEPALNSSGSASGLNRAKAVRHDKTILQRRTESRTRHEPRGSLDSALDARQIADIVVPATISGLTRKLTIGKTTPRSSGKAPMDQPLTGKSSGQHDSRNSTPRAPDSATMLHREIATPPFSPTPAKTYRQLGGNQAAVPKSLPTPPPQARSSSGSMVAEASRLALSVAASPSKEAIVSQSAAEFATASIERFRSFAVKEASATTDADRVRLFSDFIVAESRIRRERYSSAIGAMGSEIFDLSRDLFRPMSSTRRESVNSPSVGDWTPESSEPNRSHRGSVSSVHQAEDSSSSAPASGSLPPSPGIKQPLNWGGAANYMPSLSPILSMSVSDNYENGSSRGRPPSRWWETDSNNDPNRGGFERSKRESKYMGVLPKDQWIEEEQTTPHYASTGEQSSISDYPPEKTGWHDEGESVWTPQPSNTSVASTPSTATNRQRLLDVSRLVTMPPPYPRHHPAVNNNHPKLTSIRSSVRSLSELDEIEGSKERFASSSHRRREEASKAAAERRVALRSNLQKEINLGNLGYADAASIESDFNEQEKDKKKEVEKVEYEHFQNQVVLPLNDILTERISRATELFDDLARHLFDSNEIDADMPQEEGDDKPELLEKLTLLKWIFEQRESLHRAIYDLLSDRNARYRDVVLTPYRLSKNTEKIKSAEAFFKEDADKREYAFANEVLDRAREFRAVMDEAVARGIELQLSAFWDIAPPLCGLLESIPLDLEGFCVHIPALEYEENPVYHDHPLQYLYSLLLHAEKSTYQFIEAHTNQLCLLHEVKEAVVNAKARVLATQLTEVDGTPIHPEDRQLRAKQMREIENRRLTEDLKEKVRVVQDQWNSSLGTAMTAVKERTGEWLLQTGGWDESLEDNGVGMV, from the exons ATGTCTTCCACCTCTCCCCGTGATTCTACGCGTCTTCGCCATGCACTTCATCCGCTCTCGACGACGTCCTTAGCGGGCTACGGCAATCAGCTCGTCTCGCCCATATCGGCCGTGTCCATGGCCTCATCTCATGTCCAGTCGATGCACacgccagccagcgccatcaTGCCGTACAACCCACAAGAATGGGTGGCATCGCCAGCGGCCATGCCAACGACAGAACGACCTCTGACGTTCGTGGGAAGCGATGCTCAGG CTTCTCtagcagctcctcctccacctccgccTTATAGTCCTCCAAGGAGGAatatacagcagcagcctcgaccTCTCACCATGGCTTTCGACTACACGCCGGCGCAAATAGCCGCCAACCCCCCTTCGAGATTCTCTGCCCTTCTGGGCCAGCGGCCCTCTCCTGAGCCACCAGTTGCTGCTACGCGACCATTTCCTCCGCCACCGGGTGCGAGCGGCAGGGGAAGTTCTCGCGAACGCCTTCTTGCACTGGCATCCTTGGGACGGCGAAGAGATGCTGGGCCATCGCAATCTCCCGAGCCAGCTCACCCTGTATCTGCTTCTAGACGGACCGCCGGGCCTTCCTTGTTCCATTCGCCGGAACATGAACGAGTTGTATCAGCCACTGCCATGAGTCCTGATACGTACCCTCCCGCGGCTCGTAGGGCTGCTTCCACAGGCGCCATCGACACGCCGACATCTGATCGCTCACGGTCTACTTCTCAGACAAGATGGGAGCCTGGTATGCCActtcctccgcctccacctGGACCACCGCCCTCGTCGAGCAGATCACAAAGTGTACAAAGCATGGACAGGAATAATGTACCCATTATTTCTCCGCCAACTCGCAGACCACCGCCGTCCGGCGTATCATCCCTGGGGCCCGTGCCTCCAACACCGGCCGACTGGCTAGATAGCGACACGCCACCCACTACTCGGCCTCAGCCTCCAGCATCCCCGGGACACCTACAGCCCATTGCGTCTTTGAAGACTGGGGAGTCGTCCTCACAATCAATGCAGTCACCACAATCCATTCAACCAGGAGGGCGATCTCCCAACCTGACGATCGATACAGTAACTGCGAGTAATCCAAGCGAGCCCATAGAGCCGGCCTTGAATTCCTCGGGCAGTGCAAGTGGTTTGAATCGTGCCAAGGCCGTGCGCCATGATAAGACAATCTTACAGAGAAGAACCGAGAGTCGCACTCGACATGAGCCCCGTGGATCCCTTGATAGTGCGCTAGATGCGCGTCAGATTGCCGATATTGTTGTTCCCGCAACTATCAGCGGTCTAACTCGTAAATTAACCATTGGAAAGACAACTCCTCGGAGCAGTGGAAAAGCCCCTATGGATCAACCCCTTACTGGAAAATCATCTGGACAGCATGACTCCCGAAACTCGACTCCTCGGGCACCAGATTCGGCCACAATGCTGCATCGTGAAATAGCTACGCCCCCATTTTCGCCAACGCCGGCTAAGACCTACCGGCAATTGGGCGGAAATCAAGCTGCGGTGCCAAAATCTCTACCTACTCCACCACCCCAGGCCAGGTCTAGCTCTGGTTCGATGGTTGCTGAGGCATCACGTTTGGCTTTGTCTGTAGCGGCATCCCCATCAAAGGAAGCCATTGTGAGCCAGAGCGCCGCAGAATTTGCAACTGCATCAATCGAGAGATTTCGGTCGTTTGCCGTTAAAGAAGCCTCAGCCACAACAGACGCAGATCGGGTCCGTCTCTTTTCAGATTTCATAGTTGCCGAGTCTAGAATCCGGCGGGAGAGGTACTCATCAGCCATTGGAGCAATGGGATCTGAAATTTTCGATTTGAGTCGGGATCTATTCCGTCCAATGAGCTCCACGCGACGAGAGTCGGTGAACTCTCCGTCTGTTGGCGATTGGACTCCAGAGTCATCGGAACCAAATCGGTCTCATAGAGGCTCTGTTAGCTCCGTCCATCAAGCTGAGGACTCGTCAAGTTCAGCTCCGGCATCTGGGAGTCTTCCGCCATCCCCTGGGATCAAGCAACCGCTCAACTGGGGCGGCGCTGCAAACTATATGCCATCATTGTCTCCTATTCTTAGTATGAGCGTGAGCGACAACTACGAAAACGGAAGCTCGCGTGGAAGACCTCCTAGCCGATGGTGGGAGACGGATTCAAATAACGATCCAAATCGAGGTGGCTTTGAAAGATCCAAGCGCGAATCCAAATATATGGGCGTGCTTCCTAAGGACCAGTGGATCGAAGAGGAGCAGACTACACCACATTATGCGTCCACCGGCGAGCAAAGCTCCATATCGGACTATCCTCCAGAGAAAACTGGCTGGCATGACGAGGGAGAGTCGGTATGGACTCCTCAACCGTCGAATACCTCTGTGGCGTCTACCCCATCTACAGCAACAAATAGACAGAGGCTTTTGGATGTGTCCAGGCTGGTCACCATGCCGCCTCCTTACCCAAGACATCACCCTGCAGTGAATAACAATCACCCCAAGCTAACATCGATTCGCTCCTCCGTACGGTCTCTAAGCGAGCTGGACGAGATTGAAGGGTCAAAAGAGCGATTTGCCTCAAGCAGTCATCGACGCAGAGAAGAGGCTTCCAAAGCGGCAGCAGAGCGCCGCGTAGCTTTGAGATCTAACTTGCAGAAAGAAATCAACTTGGGAAATTTGGGATATGCTGATGCCGCGTCTATTGAGTCTGACTTCAATGAACaagaaaaggacaaaaagaaagaagtggAAAAGGTTGAATATGAACATTTCCAGAATCAAGTGGTATTACCGCTGAACGATATTCTTACGGAGCGAATCTCTCGAGCAACAGAGCTATTTGATGACTTGGCCCGCCATTTATTCGACAGCAACGAAATCGATGCTGACAtgccgcaagaagaaggtgatGATAAACCGGAGCTGCTAGAGAAGCTGACCCTCCTCAAGTGGATATTTGAGCAGCGCGAGTCTCTGCACAGGGCCATTTACGACTTGCTATCAGACCGCAATGCTCGTTATCGCGACGTCGTGCTGACGCCGTATCGGCTCTCCAAGAATACGGAGAAAATCAAATCAGCCGAGGCATTTTTCAAAGAGGACGCAGACAAGCGGGAGTACGCATTCGCAAATGAGGTACTGGACCGAGCACGCGAATTTAGGGCCGTGATGGACGAGGCAGTTGCACGCGGTAtcgagctgcagctttctGCGTTTTGGGACATTGCCCCACCGCTTTGTGGGCTTTTGGAAAGCATCCCATTGGATCTGGAGGGATTCTGCGTCCATATTCCGGCATTGGAATACGAAGAGAACCCGGTGTATCATGATCACCCGCTGCAGTACTTGTACAGCTTATTACTCCATGCTGAGAAGAGTACATATCAGTTCATTGAGGCACACACAAACCAGCTGTGTCTTCTTCACGAGGTTAAAGAGGCAGTGGTCAACGCCAAGGCTCGAGTGCTTGCCACGCAGCTCACCGAAGTGGATGGCACGCCTATCCACCCTGAAGATCGACAGCTACGAGCCAAGCAGATGCGAGAAATAGAAAACCGACGGTTAACAGAGGATCTCAAAGAAAAAGTGCGAGTTGTACAGGACCAGTGGAACAGCTCACTGGGAACAGCCATGACGGCAGTGAAGGAGCGGACCGGCGAGTGGTTGCTGCAGACGGGAGGATGGGACGAATCACTAGAAGACAACGGGGTTGGAATGGTGTGA
- a CDS encoding uncharacterized protein (EggNog:ENOG41), whose protein sequence is MGDNNMLTRFEMTASLAAPPPPPPYSPPRRNIQQQPRPLTMAFDYTPAQIAANPPSRFSALLGQRPSPEPPVAATRPFPPPPGASGRGSSRERLLALASLGRRRDAGPSQSPEPAHPVSASRRTAGPSLFHSPEHERVVSATAMSPDTYPPAARRAASTGAIDTPTSDRSRSTSQTRWEPGMPLPPPPPGPPPSSSRSQSVQSMDRNNVPIISPPTRRPPPSGVSSLGPVPPTPADWLDSDTPPTTRPQPPASPGHLQPIASLKTGESSSQSMQSPQSIQPGGRSPNLTIDTVTASNPSEPIEPALNSSGSASGLNRAKAVRHDKTILQRRTESRTRHEPRGSLDSALDARQIADIVVPATISGLTRKLTIGKTTPRSSGKAPMDQPLTGKSSGQHDSRNSTPRAPDSATMLHREIATPPFSPTPAKTYRQLGGNQAAVPKSLPTPPPQARSSSGSMVAEASRLALSVAASPSKEAIVSQSAAEFATASIERFRSFAVKEASATTDADRVRLFSDFIVAESRIRRERYSSAIGAMGSEIFDLSRDLFRPMSSTRRESVNSPSVGDWTPESSEPNRSHRGSVSSVHQAEDSSSSAPASGSLPPSPGIKQPLNWGGAANYMPSLSPILSMSVSDNYENGSSRGRPPSRWWETDSNNDPNRGGFERSKRESKYMGVLPKDQWIEEEQTTPHYASTGEQSSISDYPPEKTGWHDEGESVWTPQPSNTSVASTPSTATNRQRLLDVSRLVTMPPPYPRHHPAVNNNHPKLTSIRSSVRSLSELDEIEGSKERFASSSHRRREEASKAAAERRVALRSNLQKEINLGNLGYADAASIESDFNEQEKDKKKEVEKVEYEHFQNQVVLPLNDILTERISRATELFDDLARHLFDSNEIDADMPQEEGDDKPELLEKLTLLKWIFEQRESLHRAIYDLLSDRNARYRDVVLTPYRLSKNTEKIKSAEAFFKEDADKREYAFANEVLDRAREFRAVMDEAVARGIELQLSAFWDIAPPLCGLLESIPLDLEGFCVHIPALEYEENPVYHDHPLQYLYSLLLHAEKSTYQFIEAHTNQLCLLHEVKEAVVNAKARVLATQLTEVDGTPIHPEDRQLRAKQMREIENRRLTEDLKEKVRVVQDQWNSSLGTAMTAVKERTGEWLLQTGGWDESLEDNGVGMV, encoded by the coding sequence ATGGGCGATAATAATATGCTGACCAGATTCGAAATGACAGCTTCTCtagcagctcctcctccacctccgccTTATAGTCCTCCAAGGAGGAatatacagcagcagcctcgaccTCTCACCATGGCTTTCGACTACACGCCGGCGCAAATAGCCGCCAACCCCCCTTCGAGATTCTCTGCCCTTCTGGGCCAGCGGCCCTCTCCTGAGCCACCAGTTGCTGCTACGCGACCATTTCCTCCGCCACCGGGTGCGAGCGGCAGGGGAAGTTCTCGCGAACGCCTTCTTGCACTGGCATCCTTGGGACGGCGAAGAGATGCTGGGCCATCGCAATCTCCCGAGCCAGCTCACCCTGTATCTGCTTCTAGACGGACCGCCGGGCCTTCCTTGTTCCATTCGCCGGAACATGAACGAGTTGTATCAGCCACTGCCATGAGTCCTGATACGTACCCTCCCGCGGCTCGTAGGGCTGCTTCCACAGGCGCCATCGACACGCCGACATCTGATCGCTCACGGTCTACTTCTCAGACAAGATGGGAGCCTGGTATGCCActtcctccgcctccacctGGACCACCGCCCTCGTCGAGCAGATCACAAAGTGTACAAAGCATGGACAGGAATAATGTACCCATTATTTCTCCGCCAACTCGCAGACCACCGCCGTCCGGCGTATCATCCCTGGGGCCCGTGCCTCCAACACCGGCCGACTGGCTAGATAGCGACACGCCACCCACTACTCGGCCTCAGCCTCCAGCATCCCCGGGACACCTACAGCCCATTGCGTCTTTGAAGACTGGGGAGTCGTCCTCACAATCAATGCAGTCACCACAATCCATTCAACCAGGAGGGCGATCTCCCAACCTGACGATCGATACAGTAACTGCGAGTAATCCAAGCGAGCCCATAGAGCCGGCCTTGAATTCCTCGGGCAGTGCAAGTGGTTTGAATCGTGCCAAGGCCGTGCGCCATGATAAGACAATCTTACAGAGAAGAACCGAGAGTCGCACTCGACATGAGCCCCGTGGATCCCTTGATAGTGCGCTAGATGCGCGTCAGATTGCCGATATTGTTGTTCCCGCAACTATCAGCGGTCTAACTCGTAAATTAACCATTGGAAAGACAACTCCTCGGAGCAGTGGAAAAGCCCCTATGGATCAACCCCTTACTGGAAAATCATCTGGACAGCATGACTCCCGAAACTCGACTCCTCGGGCACCAGATTCGGCCACAATGCTGCATCGTGAAATAGCTACGCCCCCATTTTCGCCAACGCCGGCTAAGACCTACCGGCAATTGGGCGGAAATCAAGCTGCGGTGCCAAAATCTCTACCTACTCCACCACCCCAGGCCAGGTCTAGCTCTGGTTCGATGGTTGCTGAGGCATCACGTTTGGCTTTGTCTGTAGCGGCATCCCCATCAAAGGAAGCCATTGTGAGCCAGAGCGCCGCAGAATTTGCAACTGCATCAATCGAGAGATTTCGGTCGTTTGCCGTTAAAGAAGCCTCAGCCACAACAGACGCAGATCGGGTCCGTCTCTTTTCAGATTTCATAGTTGCCGAGTCTAGAATCCGGCGGGAGAGGTACTCATCAGCCATTGGAGCAATGGGATCTGAAATTTTCGATTTGAGTCGGGATCTATTCCGTCCAATGAGCTCCACGCGACGAGAGTCGGTGAACTCTCCGTCTGTTGGCGATTGGACTCCAGAGTCATCGGAACCAAATCGGTCTCATAGAGGCTCTGTTAGCTCCGTCCATCAAGCTGAGGACTCGTCAAGTTCAGCTCCGGCATCTGGGAGTCTTCCGCCATCCCCTGGGATCAAGCAACCGCTCAACTGGGGCGGCGCTGCAAACTATATGCCATCATTGTCTCCTATTCTTAGTATGAGCGTGAGCGACAACTACGAAAACGGAAGCTCGCGTGGAAGACCTCCTAGCCGATGGTGGGAGACGGATTCAAATAACGATCCAAATCGAGGTGGCTTTGAAAGATCCAAGCGCGAATCCAAATATATGGGCGTGCTTCCTAAGGACCAGTGGATCGAAGAGGAGCAGACTACACCACATTATGCGTCCACCGGCGAGCAAAGCTCCATATCGGACTATCCTCCAGAGAAAACTGGCTGGCATGACGAGGGAGAGTCGGTATGGACTCCTCAACCGTCGAATACCTCTGTGGCGTCTACCCCATCTACAGCAACAAATAGACAGAGGCTTTTGGATGTGTCCAGGCTGGTCACCATGCCGCCTCCTTACCCAAGACATCACCCTGCAGTGAATAACAATCACCCCAAGCTAACATCGATTCGCTCCTCCGTACGGTCTCTAAGCGAGCTGGACGAGATTGAAGGGTCAAAAGAGCGATTTGCCTCAAGCAGTCATCGACGCAGAGAAGAGGCTTCCAAAGCGGCAGCAGAGCGCCGCGTAGCTTTGAGATCTAACTTGCAGAAAGAAATCAACTTGGGAAATTTGGGATATGCTGATGCCGCGTCTATTGAGTCTGACTTCAATGAACaagaaaaggacaaaaagaaagaagtggAAAAGGTTGAATATGAACATTTCCAGAATCAAGTGGTATTACCGCTGAACGATATTCTTACGGAGCGAATCTCTCGAGCAACAGAGCTATTTGATGACTTGGCCCGCCATTTATTCGACAGCAACGAAATCGATGCTGACAtgccgcaagaagaaggtgatGATAAACCGGAGCTGCTAGAGAAGCTGACCCTCCTCAAGTGGATATTTGAGCAGCGCGAGTCTCTGCACAGGGCCATTTACGACTTGCTATCAGACCGCAATGCTCGTTATCGCGACGTCGTGCTGACGCCGTATCGGCTCTCCAAGAATACGGAGAAAATCAAATCAGCCGAGGCATTTTTCAAAGAGGACGCAGACAAGCGGGAGTACGCATTCGCAAATGAGGTACTGGACCGAGCACGCGAATTTAGGGCCGTGATGGACGAGGCAGTTGCACGCGGTAtcgagctgcagctttctGCGTTTTGGGACATTGCCCCACCGCTTTGTGGGCTTTTGGAAAGCATCCCATTGGATCTGGAGGGATTCTGCGTCCATATTCCGGCATTGGAATACGAAGAGAACCCGGTGTATCATGATCACCCGCTGCAGTACTTGTACAGCTTATTACTCCATGCTGAGAAGAGTACATATCAGTTCATTGAGGCACACACAAACCAGCTGTGTCTTCTTCACGAGGTTAAAGAGGCAGTGGTCAACGCCAAGGCTCGAGTGCTTGCCACGCAGCTCACCGAAGTGGATGGCACGCCTATCCACCCTGAAGATCGACAGCTACGAGCCAAGCAGATGCGAGAAATAGAAAACCGACGGTTAACAGAGGATCTCAAAGAAAAAGTGCGAGTTGTACAGGACCAGTGGAACAGCTCACTGGGAACAGCCATGACGGCAGTGAAGGAGCGGACCGGCGAGTGGTTGCTGCAGACGGGAGGATGGGACGAATCACTAGAAGACAACGGGGTTGGAATGGTGTGA